The Actinocatenispora sera genome has a window encoding:
- a CDS encoding GNAT family N-acetyltransferase, whose protein sequence is MAEERPLELRPRYPIRTPRLLLRPVTADDVDAMVAYRGRADVCRYLPFEPMDRAEVVESIATRWTTTALTDAGQALLLGVELIATGGLIGDLVLFFHSREHRGGELGYVINPDFAGQGYATEAAAALLDLAFDGLGLHRVVARLDERNDASARMARRLGMRQEARLVQNELFKGEWATELDFALLASEWPAHRDRLAAATAAAAR, encoded by the coding sequence ACCCCGCGGTTGTTGCTGCGGCCGGTGACGGCCGACGACGTCGACGCGATGGTGGCGTACCGGGGGCGGGCGGATGTCTGCCGTTACCTGCCGTTCGAGCCGATGGACCGGGCCGAGGTGGTGGAGTCGATCGCCACCCGGTGGACCACCACCGCGCTCACCGACGCCGGCCAGGCGCTGCTGCTCGGGGTCGAGCTGATCGCGACCGGCGGGCTGATCGGCGATCTGGTGCTGTTCTTCCACAGCCGGGAGCACCGGGGCGGCGAGCTCGGGTACGTGATCAATCCCGACTTCGCCGGCCAGGGGTACGCGACCGAGGCGGCCGCGGCGCTGCTGGACCTGGCGTTCGACGGGCTGGGCCTGCACCGGGTGGTCGCCCGGCTGGACGAGCGCAACGACGCCTCGGCGCGGATGGCCCGTCGCCTCGGCATGCGCCAGGAGGCGCGGCTGGTGCAGAACGAGCTGTTCAAGGGCGAGTGGGCCACCGAACTGGACTTCGCGCTGCTCGCCTCGGAGTGGCCGGCGCACCGCGACCGGCTGGCCGCGGCCACCGCCGCGGCAGCTCGCTGA
- a CDS encoding ATP-binding protein, producing MDVDRELRIEPHRGAARAARRFVEDAIRDWQLGARAREITLVSHELIANAFLHARSAALLRLRRRADSLLIEVADTDPRLPCPTMVPTVLRTSGRGLLIVERLSLRWGARPVDGGKVVWAELPLTGVRHSLATPSRPRHPV from the coding sequence ATGGACGTGGATCGGGAGCTACGGATCGAGCCGCATCGGGGCGCCGCGCGGGCGGCCCGGCGGTTCGTCGAGGACGCCATCCGCGACTGGCAGCTCGGCGCCCGTGCCCGCGAGATCACCCTGGTCAGCCACGAACTGATCGCGAACGCGTTCCTGCACGCCCGCTCCGCCGCGCTGCTCCGGCTGCGCCGGCGCGCCGACTCGCTGCTGATCGAGGTCGCCGACACCGACCCGCGGCTGCCCTGCCCGACGATGGTGCCCACCGTGCTGCGCACCTCCGGCCGCGGTCTGCTGATCGTCGAACGGCTCTCGCTGCGCTGGGGCGCCCGACCGGTGGACGGCGGCAAGGTCGTCTGGGCCGAACTGCCGCTCACCGGCGTCCGGCACAGCCTCGCCACGCCTTCCCGCCCGCGCCACCCGGTGTAG